The DNA region GGACTTACCGGCGCCGTTCGGGCCCACCACGCCGATCTTGGCGCCGGGCAGGAAGCTGAGCGTCACGTTGTCCAGCACGACCTTGTCGCCGTGCGCCTTGCGCGCCCTCTCGAGGACGTAGATGTACTGGGCCACGGTGCGGCCTACCTCCAGAACTCTCGTGGAACCCGCCGGACGCGGGCGTCTCGCGGCTCTCGCCGACCCACCCCCGCTGCGGGCAGGCTGGTGCTGCGTGCCGGCCCGCCCGCAAGCGGACGGACTGATGCTCGTGCAGGCCCGCCCGCAAGCGGGACGGACCGGTGCTACGTCGGTACGCCGTCGTCAATCCTGACAGGTCCGGCCCCCCGACCGCATGTCACCCCACGGTGCGACCGCCGGTGAACCCGTCGCACCAGGCGGGGTGTCGCAGACCACACCACCCCCACTGGTTTCGGCGGCCGGCCCGGCTGGGCACCAGGGGCGGGGAACAACTGGGATGCCAAGAGGGGGACGGGGGTCCAACCGCCTGACCCGCACAGTACGCTCATGGCGGTCCCGTAATCACCGGAGGTGTACGGAACGTGACGGTTCGGAGCTCGTTCGTAGTGGTCGCCAACCGCCTACCGGTGGACGAGGTGACCACGCCCGAAGGACGCCAGTGGCGTCGCAGCCCCGGCGGGCTGGTGACCGCCCTGCATCCGGTGCTCGCCCAGCATCATGGCACCTGGGTGGGCTGGGCCGGCGGCGCGGGAGCCGCGCCGGATCCCTTCGATTTGGAGGGTATCCGGCTGCACCCGGTGCCGTTGAGCGCCGAGGAGTTGGAACGCTACTACGAAGGCCAGTCCAACGCCACCATCTGGCCGCTGTACCACGACGCGGTGGAGACACCCGCGTTCAAACGCCGCTGGCGGGAGGCGTACCGGGTGGTCAACGCCCGGTTCGCCGAGGCGGCCGCCGAGGTCGCCGACGAAGGTGCCACCGTCTGGGTGCAGGACTATCAGTTGCAGCTGGTGCCGGCGATGCTCCGAGAGATCCGGCCCGACCTACGCATCGGGTTCTTCCTGCACATCCCGTTTCCGCCGATCGAGCTGTTCATGCAGATGCCGCAGCGGGCCGAGATCCTGCGTGGCCTGCTCGGCGCCGACCTGGTCGGCTTCCAGCAGCGGCTGGCCGCGCAGAACTTCGTCCGGCTGGCCCGGCACCTGCTGGGGCTGCGCTACGAGGGCCAGATGATCCAGGTCGACGGACGCAAGGTGAAGGCCGGCGCGTTCCCCATCTCGATCGACGTACCCGAGATGGAGCGGATGGCCCACGACCCGTCGGTACAGGCGCGGGCCAAGCAGATCCGGGCCGAGCTGGGGGATCCGAAGACCGTCATCCTCGGGGTGGACCGGCTGGACTACACCAAGGGCATCGAACTGAGGCTGAAGGCCTTCCGCGAACTTCTTGCTGACGGAAAGCTGACAGTTCCGGACGCGGTTATGGTGCAGGTCGCCACGCCCAGTCGCGAGCGGGTCGAGCACTACCAGGCACTTCGGGTCAAGGTGGAGCGCGAAGTTGGTCGGATTAATGGTGAATTCGGCCGGGTGGGTGTGCCCGCCGTGCACTACCTGCACCAGTCGTACAGTCGCAGTGAACTCGCCGCGCTCTACCGCGCGGCCGATGTGATGATGGTGACACCACTGCGAGACGGAATGAACCTGGTGGCCAAGGAGTACGTCGCGGCTCGCGCCGACACCGGCGGGGCACTCGTGCTCAGCGAGTTCGCCGGTGCCGCGACGGAGCTGCGGCAAGCGTTCCTGTGCAACCCGCACGACCCGGACGGCGTCAAGGACGCGTTGCTGCGGGCGGTGCACGTCGACAGTTCCGAGGCCCGGCGGCGGATGCGGATCATGCAACGCCACCTGCGGACCCATGACGTCGGCCACTGGGCCCGCTCCTTCCTCACAGAACTCGGTGTGCCCGAGACGGAGGAATGAATGAAAACGTCCGTCCTTGACGGGGACGTACGCGCGGCCGCGGACCGGATCGATCCCGAGCTGCGCGCGGCGATCGGGCGGATCGCCCGGATGCCGATACTCCTGGTTGCCTGCGACTACGACGGCACACTCGCGCCGATCGTCGAGGACCCGGCCAAGGCCGTGCCGCTGCCGGAGTCGGTCGCGGCGGTACGCGCGTTGGCCGCCCTGCCGCAGACCACCGTCGCGGTGGTCTCCAGCCGGGCGCTGCGTGACCTGGCCGCACTGTCGCGGCTGCCCAGCGAGGTCCACCTGGTCGGCAGCCACGGTTCCGAATTCGACATCGGCTTCGTCGAACGGCTCGCCCCCGAGCAGTTGCAGGTGCACTCCCAGCTCAAGCGGGAGCTGCGGCAGCTGATCAAGGACCGGCCGGGAATCCGGCTGGAGGTCAAACCGGCCAGCGTCGCGGTGCACACCCGGGGCGCAGACCCGCAGGTCGCCGCCGAGGTGGTCGACGCGGTCCGGGCCGGGCCGGCCAGCTGGCCCGACGTCACCGTGACCCAGGGCAAGGAGGTGGTCGAGCTGTCGGTGGTCGCCACCGACAAGGGCACCGCCCTGGACCAGATCCGGACCCAGACCTCCGCCAGCGCGGTGCTGTTCATCGGCGACTCGATCACCGACGAGAGCGCCTTCGCCAACCTGCACGGCCCGGACGTCGGGGTCAAGATCGGCGACGGCGAGACCCGGGCCGACTTCCGGGTGGCCGAACCGATCGACGCCGCCCGGCTGCTCGGCGTACTGCTGGAGACCCGGCGCAACTGGCTCTACGGCGAGCACGCCGTACCGATCGAGCGGCACTCGATGCTCGCCAACGGGCGCACCATCGCCCTGCTCACCCCGGACGCCCGGGTCACCTGGCTGTGCCACCCCCGGCCGGACTCTTCGGCGATCTTCGCCGACCTGCTCGGCGGGGCACCGGCCGGCCACTTCACCGTCGCCCCGGCCCGGGGCGGACTGCCGCTGGGGCAGCGCTACCGGCCCGGCACGATGACCGTGGAGACCCGCTGGTCAGGATTGACCGTCACGGACTGGCTCGACCTGCCCACCGCCGAGCCGGCCGTCGACGACACCGTCGTCCCCGGCGCCGACTCCACCCTGGTACGGGTGCTCACCGGCACCGGCCAGGCCCAGTTGGAGTTCGCGCCCCGGCCCGAGTTCGGTCAGGTCGCCGTCCAGTTGCAGCCGCTCGGCGACGGGCTGCTGGTGCTCGGCTCCAACGAGCCGGTCGCGCTCTACTCCCCCGGCGTGGAGTGGAAGGTCGTGGACGACGGCGGCCGGGAGACCGCCCGGGCCCTGGTCGACCTGGCCGCGCTCGGCGGGATGCTCACCATGGAGCTGCGGTTCGGCTCGCACAGCCTGGAGCACCACACCGTACCGGTCCAGCAGCGGCAGTCCGCCGCCGAGCAGCCCTGGCGGGACTGGGTCCGTGACCTGAAGCTGCCCAGCACCGGCCGGGAGCTGGTCACCCGCAGCGCGTTGACGCTGCGCGGGTTGTGCCACGAGGCGACCGGGTCGATCCTCGCCGCCGCGACCACCTCCCTTCCGGAGGAGCTCGGTGGGGTCCGCAACTGGGACTACCGCTACTGCTGGCTGCGCGACGCGGCGATGAGCGCCCGCGCGCTGGTCGACCTCGGCTCGCTGACCGAGGCCGAGGCGTTCCTGCGCTGGGTGGACGGCTGCGTGGAACGCACCGGCGGGCACCCGGAGCGGCTGCACCCGCTCTACACGGTCGAGGGTTTCGAGCTGGGTGCCGAGGCCGTCATCGACACCCTGCCCGGCTACGCCGGTTCCCGCCCGGTCCGGGTCGGCAACCTGGCCAACCACCAGCTGCAGCTCGACGTGTTCGGTCCGATCGCCGACCTGCTCGCGGTGGTCGCCGACGCGCGCGGTTCCGTGCGCGACGACGAGTGGCGGGTGCTGGAGGCGATGGTGCAGGCGGTGGAGCGCCGCTGGCACGAGCCCGACCACGGCCTGTGGGAGGCGCGACTCGCCCCCCGGCACCACGTCTTCTCCAAGGTGATGTGCTGGATGACGGTGGACCGGGCGCTGCACATGGTGCGCCGCCACGGCGGTGGCGAACGGCCGGAGTGGGTCGAGCTGCGCGACCGGATCGGCCACAACGTGCTGGAGTACGGCTGGCACGAGAAGGCCGGCGCGTACACGGTCGCCTACGGCGACGAGGAGATGGACGCCTCGTCGCTGTGGATCGGGCTGTCCGGGCTGCTGCCCGACGACGACCCCCGGTTCCTGGCCACCGTCCTCAAGGTCGAGGCCGACCTGCGCAGCGGCCCGGTCGTCTACCGCTACCGCTGGGACGACGGCCTGCCCGGCCGGGAGGGTGGATTCCACATCTGCACCGCCTGGCTGATCGAGGCCTACCTGCGGACCGGGCGGCGCAGCGACGCCGAGGAACTGTTCGAGCAGATGATCGACACCGCCGGTCCGACCGGCCTGCTGCCCGAGCAGTACGACCCGATGGCCGAGCGCGGACTGGGCAACCATCCGCAGGCGTACAGCCATCTGGGTCTGATCCGGTGCGCCCTGCTGCTGGACGACATGCTCAAGCTCTGACCAGTCCAGGTCCGGCGCGTCCGCCGTCGCGGCGCGCCGGACCTGTCCCAGCACCGCACCTGTCCCAGCACCGCACCTGTCCCAGGGCCGGACCTGTTTCCCAGGGCCGAACTAGT from Solwaraspora sp. WMMD791 includes:
- a CDS encoding trehalose-6-phosphate synthase; amino-acid sequence: MTVRSSFVVVANRLPVDEVTTPEGRQWRRSPGGLVTALHPVLAQHHGTWVGWAGGAGAAPDPFDLEGIRLHPVPLSAEELERYYEGQSNATIWPLYHDAVETPAFKRRWREAYRVVNARFAEAAAEVADEGATVWVQDYQLQLVPAMLREIRPDLRIGFFLHIPFPPIELFMQMPQRAEILRGLLGADLVGFQQRLAAQNFVRLARHLLGLRYEGQMIQVDGRKVKAGAFPISIDVPEMERMAHDPSVQARAKQIRAELGDPKTVILGVDRLDYTKGIELRLKAFRELLADGKLTVPDAVMVQVATPSRERVEHYQALRVKVEREVGRINGEFGRVGVPAVHYLHQSYSRSELAALYRAADVMMVTPLRDGMNLVAKEYVAARADTGGALVLSEFAGAATELRQAFLCNPHDPDGVKDALLRAVHVDSSEARRRMRIMQRHLRTHDVGHWARSFLTELGVPETEE
- the otsB gene encoding trehalose-phosphatase, with protein sequence MKTSVLDGDVRAAADRIDPELRAAIGRIARMPILLVACDYDGTLAPIVEDPAKAVPLPESVAAVRALAALPQTTVAVVSSRALRDLAALSRLPSEVHLVGSHGSEFDIGFVERLAPEQLQVHSQLKRELRQLIKDRPGIRLEVKPASVAVHTRGADPQVAAEVVDAVRAGPASWPDVTVTQGKEVVELSVVATDKGTALDQIRTQTSASAVLFIGDSITDESAFANLHGPDVGVKIGDGETRADFRVAEPIDAARLLGVLLETRRNWLYGEHAVPIERHSMLANGRTIALLTPDARVTWLCHPRPDSSAIFADLLGGAPAGHFTVAPARGGLPLGQRYRPGTMTVETRWSGLTVTDWLDLPTAEPAVDDTVVPGADSTLVRVLTGTGQAQLEFAPRPEFGQVAVQLQPLGDGLLVLGSNEPVALYSPGVEWKVVDDGGRETARALVDLAALGGMLTMELRFGSHSLEHHTVPVQQRQSAAEQPWRDWVRDLKLPSTGRELVTRSALTLRGLCHEATGSILAAATTSLPEELGGVRNWDYRYCWLRDAAMSARALVDLGSLTEAEAFLRWVDGCVERTGGHPERLHPLYTVEGFELGAEAVIDTLPGYAGSRPVRVGNLANHQLQLDVFGPIADLLAVVADARGSVRDDEWRVLEAMVQAVERRWHEPDHGLWEARLAPRHHVFSKVMCWMTVDRALHMVRRHGGGERPEWVELRDRIGHNVLEYGWHEKAGAYTVAYGDEEMDASSLWIGLSGLLPDDDPRFLATVLKVEADLRSGPVVYRYRWDDGLPGREGGFHICTAWLIEAYLRTGRRSDAEELFEQMIDTAGPTGLLPEQYDPMAERGLGNHPQAYSHLGLIRCALLLDDMLKL